A single Flavobacterium sp. 1 DNA region contains:
- the ftsZ gene encoding cell division protein FtsZ — protein sequence MPSNTEFGSISFDLPKNQSNVIKVIGVGGGGSNAINHMFKQGIKGVDFIVCNTDSQALENSGVPNKIQLGANLTEGLGAGANPDVGHQSAIESIADIEKVLDINTKMVFITAGMGGGTGTGAAPVIAQLAKERDILTVGIVTLPFLFEGKVRQEQALIGIEKLRKQVDSLIVINNNKLREVYGNLGFKAGFSKADEVLATASRGIAEVITHHYTQNIDLRDAKTVLYNSGTAIMGSSVSSGENRAKEGIIAALDSPLLNDNKITGAKNVLLLIVSGTNEITIDEIAEINEHIQYEAGSNANIIMGVGEDDSLGDAIAVTIIATGFNVEQQNEIVNVEPKKIIHTLGEEQRGVFDLSAKPVAGFSLNNETVATPVEDRVVFDLVEDVAIPEPVISSINEDELIGMTEFIRNLDVTFEIVSPMKEIDFVITNPVIESVREVKPEPVRFEEKQEQTAFSFDLPISKAQAVQVQEETNSFLFELTNETRNIKVVEPVQFVPVTELSDNGVIKYSLEEYMEAENDLVESKPVAKIEEEVIPAEMNITMKHVAEPVADVMPTLENNSPIDMTIEETLRFRAEERRRKLKDFNYKFHDSVSRVDELEREPAYKRFGIDLNNSQTNNSTSRISVGTDSNNDLQLRSNNSYLHDNVD from the coding sequence ATGCCAAGCAACACAGAATTTGGAAGTATTTCATTTGATTTGCCAAAAAATCAATCAAATGTAATCAAAGTAATTGGAGTAGGTGGAGGCGGTAGCAACGCCATAAACCATATGTTTAAACAAGGTATTAAGGGCGTTGATTTCATCGTTTGTAATACAGATTCTCAAGCACTTGAGAATAGTGGAGTGCCTAATAAAATTCAGTTAGGAGCAAATTTAACAGAAGGTCTGGGAGCAGGTGCAAATCCAGATGTAGGACACCAATCAGCTATAGAAAGTATCGCTGATATTGAAAAAGTATTGGATATAAATACCAAAATGGTATTTATTACTGCGGGTATGGGTGGAGGAACAGGGACAGGTGCTGCCCCGGTTATTGCTCAATTAGCCAAAGAAAGAGATATATTGACAGTTGGAATCGTGACTTTGCCTTTCTTATTTGAAGGAAAAGTGCGTCAGGAACAAGCACTTATCGGTATCGAAAAATTGCGTAAGCAGGTCGATTCATTAATCGTTATCAATAATAATAAATTAAGAGAAGTATATGGGAATCTTGGTTTCAAAGCCGGATTTTCAAAAGCGGATGAAGTTTTGGCAACAGCCTCAAGAGGAATTGCCGAAGTAATTACACATCACTATACTCAAAATATCGATTTACGTGATGCCAAAACGGTATTGTATAACAGTGGTACTGCTATTATGGGATCTTCTGTTTCATCTGGTGAAAACAGAGCTAAAGAAGGTATTATCGCCGCTTTAGACTCTCCGCTTTTAAATGATAATAAAATTACTGGTGCCAAAAATGTATTGTTGCTTATCGTTTCTGGAACCAATGAAATTACTATCGATGAAATTGCCGAAATTAATGAGCATATTCAATATGAAGCGGGGTCAAATGCCAACATTATCATGGGGGTTGGTGAAGACGATTCACTTGGAGATGCTATTGCAGTAACCATTATAGCTACAGGATTTAATGTAGAACAGCAAAACGAGATCGTAAATGTTGAGCCTAAAAAAATAATTCATACTCTGGGAGAAGAACAGAGAGGTGTTTTTGATTTATCAGCTAAGCCAGTTGCTGGTTTTAGCTTAAATAATGAAACAGTAGCCACTCCTGTCGAAGACAGAGTTGTTTTTGATTTGGTTGAAGATGTTGCTATTCCAGAACCTGTTATTTCTTCTATCAATGAAGACGAATTAATTGGCATGACCGAATTTATCAGAAATCTGGATGTGACTTTTGAAATCGTTTCTCCTATGAAAGAGATTGATTTTGTTATTACAAATCCAGTTATTGAATCAGTTAGAGAAGTTAAGCCAGAGCCAGTTCGTTTCGAAGAAAAACAAGAACAGACTGCCTTTTCATTTGATCTGCCAATAAGCAAGGCACAAGCTGTTCAAGTTCAGGAAGAAACTAATAGTTTCTTATTTGAATTGACAAATGAGACCCGTAATATTAAAGTTGTAGAGCCTGTTCAGTTTGTACCTGTAACCGAATTGTCAGATAACGGTGTTATCAAATATTCGTTGGAAGAATATATGGAAGCAGAGAATGACTTAGTGGAGTCTAAACCTGTTGCCAAAATTGAGGAGGAAGTGATTCCAGCTGAAATGAATATCACAATGAAGCATGTGGCAGAGCCAGTTGCTGACGTAATGCCAACTTTGGAAAACAATTCTCCGATTGATATGACTATCGAAGAAACGTTACGATTCAGAGCTGAAGAAAGAAGAAGAAAATTAAAAGATTTTAATTATAAATTTCATGATAGCGTGTCGAGAGTTGATGAATTAGAAAGAGAACCAGCCTATAAAAGATTTGGTATTGACCTAAATAATTCACAAACTAATAATTCGACATCAAGAATATCAGTAGGAACAGACAGTAATAATGATCTGCAATTGCGTTCCAATAATTCATATCTGCATGACAATGTAGATTAA
- the ftsA gene encoding cell division protein FtsA has product MEKENIAVGLDIGTTKIVAMIGKKNEYGKLEILGVGKSKSLGVARGVVNNITQTIQSIQQAILEAENNSGYKIKDVVVGIAGQHIRSIQHSDYISRNNPEEVIGGSDIDLLINQVHKLAMLPGEEIIHVLPQEFKIDGQSDIKEPIGMYGGRLESSFHVVVGQASSIRNVGRCIQSSGIELSGLTLEPLASSDAVLSQEEKEAGVALIDIGGGTTDLAIFKDGIIRHTAVIPFGGNVITDDIKEGCSIIEKQAELLKVKFGSAWPGENKDNEIVSIPGLRGREPKEISLKNLSKIINARVVEIIEQVFTEVRAYGHEDPRKKLIAGIVLTGGGAQLKHIKQLVEYITGMDTRIGYPNEHLAGNSDEEISSPLYATAVGLVMNSIENKTQSAVKMQAAVVPEKVSYYREPVVEIKEKEEVYVQPEKVLQTEPVKEESTENKIRRSFFDKYVDKIKEFLDNAE; this is encoded by the coding sequence ATGGAAAAAGAGAACATTGCAGTAGGTCTAGATATTGGGACGACGAAAATTGTTGCCATGATAGGCAAAAAGAACGAGTATGGAAAACTTGAAATTTTAGGTGTTGGCAAATCTAAAAGTTTAGGTGTGGCAAGAGGCGTTGTAAATAATATTACGCAAACCATTCAATCGATTCAGCAAGCGATTCTTGAAGCTGAAAATAATTCAGGTTATAAAATAAAAGATGTTGTAGTAGGTATTGCAGGACAGCATATAAGAAGTATTCAGCATAGTGATTACATCAGCAGGAACAATCCGGAGGAAGTGATCGGAGGAAGTGATATTGATTTATTGATCAATCAGGTTCATAAATTAGCTATGCTGCCAGGAGAAGAGATTATTCATGTGTTGCCTCAAGAATTTAAAATAGACGGGCAGTCTGATATTAAAGAGCCAATAGGAATGTATGGCGGAAGGCTGGAAAGCAGTTTCCATGTGGTTGTTGGACAAGCGTCGTCAATCAGAAATGTGGGAAGATGCATTCAAAGTTCAGGTATTGAATTGTCAGGTTTGACATTGGAACCATTGGCTTCATCAGACGCAGTATTAAGTCAGGAAGAAAAAGAAGCTGGAGTTGCCCTTATCGATATTGGAGGGGGAACGACTGATTTGGCTATTTTTAAAGATGGCATTATTCGTCATACTGCTGTAATTCCTTTTGGAGGAAATGTAATTACAGATGATATTAAAGAAGGCTGTTCAATTATTGAAAAACAAGCCGAATTATTGAAAGTTAAATTTGGTTCAGCTTGGCCAGGAGAAAATAAAGACAATGAGATTGTTTCTATTCCAGGTTTAAGAGGCAGGGAACCTAAAGAGATTTCGTTAAAAAATCTTTCAAAAATAATAAATGCCAGAGTTGTTGAAATCATCGAGCAGGTTTTTACCGAAGTAAGAGCTTACGGTCATGAAGATCCCCGTAAAAAACTGATTGCAGGAATCGTTCTTACAGGTGGTGGTGCACAATTGAAGCATATCAAACAACTCGTAGAATATATCACAGGAATGGATACTCGAATTGGTTATCCAAACGAACATTTAGCCGGTAATTCAGATGAGGAGATTTCAAGTCCGTTATACGCTACAGCAGTAGGTTTGGTAATGAACAGTATTGAGAATAAAACGCAGAGTGCTGTAAAGATGCAGGCAGCAGTAGTTCCTGAAAAAGTAAGTTATTATAGAGAACCCGTAGTTGAAATAAAAGAAAAAGAAGAGGTATATGTACAGCCTGAAAAAGTACTCCAAACAGAACCTGTAAAAGAAGAATCAACAGAAAATAAAATTAGAAGATCGTTTTTTGATAAATATGTGGATAAGATTAAAGAATTTTTAGATAACGCAGAGTAG
- a CDS encoding cell division protein FtsQ/DivIB — protein sequence MKVFNWNNIRLLLMFSLVVFLFSFTSKRNSKRKLTKAEVVFVGDNSLFLKSETVNKLLIENNSNAKSIRKDRLDLNKLEQVLNAQEMIENANVYVSIDGVLKAVVKQKTPIARVFNDEGSFYIDSEGDTMPLSANFTARVPLVSGEINKKNNKDLFKLFKIIYDDAFLRKNIIGIQIMPNGSLLMLNRNYNYQIDFGSLMNAERKFQNYKAFFQKVSLDSSLYKYKKIDLRFTEQVVCTK from the coding sequence ATGAAAGTCTTTAATTGGAATAATATAAGATTATTACTAATGTTTTCTTTGGTTGTTTTTCTTTTTTCGTTTACGTCCAAAAGAAATTCTAAGAGAAAATTGACTAAAGCTGAAGTTGTTTTTGTAGGCGATAACTCTCTTTTTTTAAAAAGTGAAACGGTTAATAAATTGTTGATAGAAAATAATTCGAATGCTAAAAGTATAAGAAAAGATAGGCTAGATTTGAATAAATTGGAGCAAGTATTAAATGCTCAAGAAATGATCGAGAACGCAAATGTTTATGTGAGTATCGATGGTGTTCTAAAAGCAGTTGTAAAACAAAAGACGCCTATTGCAAGAGTCTTTAATGATGAGGGTTCTTTCTATATTGATAGTGAGGGTGATACCATGCCCTTGTCAGCGAATTTTACAGCTCGGGTTCCACTTGTTTCTGGGGAGATAAACAAGAAAAACAACAAAGATTTATTTAAATTATTTAAGATAATTTATGATGATGCGTTTTTGAGAAAAAACATCATTGGCATACAAATTATGCCTAATGGTAGCTTATTAATGCTCAATAGAAATTATAATTATCAAATTGATTTTGGAAGTTTGATGAATGCAGAACGTAAATTTCAAAACTATAAAGCTTTTTTTCAAAAAGTAAGTTTGGATAGTTCTTTGTATAAATATAAAAAAATAGATCTCAGATTTACGGAACAAGTAGTTTGCACAAAATAA
- the murC gene encoding UDP-N-acetylmuramate--L-alanine ligase, with amino-acid sequence MNLNQIHNVYFIGIGGIGMSALARYFKAIGKQVSGYDKTPSILTSELIESGIDIHFEDDISQIPTNYYAENTLVIITPAVPFTHSEWNYFMERGYELKKRAEVLGIITKDTFCFAVAGTHGKTTTSSILGHILYESGADVTAFIGGIVENYNSNLIGNGKTVTVVEADEFDRSFLHLHPNIACVTSMDADHLDIYGTSDAIEASFVEFANKVEDKNNLFITNELPIEGVVCAVNEEAVFQAFNVRIENSSYVFDVKTPKGLIKDLRFGLPGKHNLMNALMALAMAVTYGTPIDSIAKALDSFKGIRRRFSYQIKEENLVYIDDYAHHPTEINAVHQAVRELYPGQKVLAVFQPHLFSRTRDFADNFAKSLSAFDEVFLMEIYPARELPMEGITSQWLMDKITNEHKKIVSKEDLISEIVANEATVIVTIGAGDLGEMVPSIKKALYESL; translated from the coding sequence ATGAATTTAAATCAAATACATAACGTCTATTTCATAGGAATCGGAGGAATCGGGATGAGTGCTTTGGCTCGTTATTTTAAAGCCATTGGAAAGCAGGTTTCAGGTTATGACAAAACACCTTCCATCCTTACTAGTGAACTGATTGAAAGCGGTATTGATATTCATTTTGAAGATGATATCAGTCAGATTCCAACTAATTATTATGCAGAAAACACATTAGTTATTATAACGCCAGCTGTGCCGTTTACGCATTCAGAGTGGAATTATTTCATGGAACGCGGGTATGAATTAAAAAAGAGAGCCGAAGTTTTGGGGATTATTACCAAGGACACTTTTTGTTTTGCCGTAGCAGGAACACATGGAAAAACAACAACTTCCAGTATTTTGGGGCACATTTTATATGAAAGCGGTGCCGATGTTACTGCTTTTATAGGAGGAATAGTTGAGAATTACAATTCTAATTTAATAGGAAACGGTAAAACAGTTACAGTTGTTGAAGCTGATGAATTTGACCGTTCGTTCCTGCATTTGCACCCAAATATTGCATGTGTTACATCGATGGATGCCGATCATTTGGATATTTATGGTACAAGTGATGCTATTGAAGCGTCGTTTGTTGAATTTGCTAATAAAGTTGAAGATAAAAATAATCTTTTTATAACCAATGAATTACCTATTGAAGGTGTTGTTTGTGCGGTAAATGAAGAGGCTGTTTTTCAAGCTTTCAATGTAAGAATAGAAAACAGCAGTTATGTTTTTGATGTAAAAACACCAAAAGGACTTATTAAGGATTTGCGTTTCGGACTGCCAGGCAAACATAATCTGATGAATGCTTTAATGGCATTAGCGATGGCAGTAACATACGGTACGCCTATTGATAGTATTGCCAAGGCTTTAGATTCCTTCAAAGGAATAAGAAGACGTTTTTCGTATCAGATTAAAGAAGAAAATTTAGTATATATAGATGATTATGCACATCATCCTACTGAAATAAATGCTGTTCATCAAGCAGTTAGGGAATTGTATCCTGGTCAAAAAGTATTAGCTGTTTTTCAGCCGCATTTATTCAGCAGAACAAGAGATTTTGCTGATAATTTTGCTAAAAGCTTATCGGCTTTTGATGAAGTTTTTCTGATGGAAATTTATCCAGCGCGCGAATTGCCAATGGAAGGAATTACTTCACAATGGCTTATGGATAAAATTACAAATGAACATAAAAAAATAGTGAGTAAAGAAGATTTAATTTCTGAAATTGTAGCTAATGAAGCCACTGTAATTGTAACGATTGGAGCGGGTGATTTAGGTGAAATGGTTCCTTCAATTAAAAAAGCGTTATATGAAAGTCTTTAA
- the murG gene encoding undecaprenyldiphospho-muramoylpentapeptide beta-N-acetylglucosaminyltransferase has protein sequence MAKHKFILSGGGTGGHIYPAIAIANELKSRFPGAEILFVGAKDKMEMQKVPQAGYEIKGLWIAGLQRKLTFQNAMFPFKLIDSLWKSRKIIKQFKPDVVIGTGGFASGPLLKMANSMNIPTVIQEQNSYPGITNKLLSKKANSICVAYDNLERFFPKEKITVTGNPVRQDLLDIQSKRDEAITHFKLDKNKKTLLVLGGSLGARRINQLIEKELDKLLSLNVQVIWQCGKFYFEDYKKYNQYNVQVMAFIERMDLVYAAADVVISRAGASSVSELSIVGKPVIFIPSPNVAEDHQTKNAQSIVDKKGAILLKESQLEEDFSLVFESLIKDMGKQEQLSQNIKLLAKPNATVQIVDEIVKLIK, from the coding sequence ATGGCAAAGCATAAATTTATCTTAAGCGGAGGCGGTACTGGAGGTCATATTTACCCAGCCATTGCAATTGCAAACGAATTGAAATCCCGTTTTCCAGGTGCCGAAATTTTGTTTGTGGGTGCCAAAGACAAAATGGAGATGCAAAAAGTGCCTCAAGCAGGTTATGAAATTAAAGGGCTTTGGATAGCTGGTTTACAAAGGAAATTGACATTTCAAAATGCAATGTTTCCTTTTAAGCTTATTGACAGTTTATGGAAATCAAGAAAAATCATTAAACAATTCAAGCCAGATGTTGTTATTGGAACAGGCGGTTTTGCTAGCGGACCATTGTTGAAAATGGCTAACAGCATGAATATTCCAACAGTTATTCAGGAACAAAATTCATATCCCGGGATTACTAATAAATTATTGAGTAAAAAAGCAAATAGTATTTGTGTAGCATACGATAATTTGGAAAGATTTTTTCCTAAAGAAAAAATAACCGTAACGGGGAATCCTGTCCGTCAGGATTTATTAGATATTCAGTCTAAAAGAGATGAAGCTATCACTCATTTTAAATTAGATAAAAATAAAAAAACATTATTGGTTCTGGGCGGCAGTCTTGGAGCTAGAAGAATCAATCAGTTAATCGAAAAGGAATTAGATAAATTACTTTCATTAAATGTTCAGGTTATCTGGCAGTGCGGAAAATTTTATTTTGAAGATTATAAAAAATACAATCAATATAATGTTCAGGTAATGGCTTTTATCGAAAGAATGGATTTGGTTTATGCAGCTGCAGATGTTGTAATTTCCAGAGCTGGAGCTTCATCGGTCTCGGAACTGTCTATAGTGGGAAAACCAGTGATTTTTATTCCATCTCCTAATGTTGCCGAAGATCATCAGACTAAAAATGCTCAGTCCATAGTGGATAAGAAAGGAGCAATTTTGCTCAAAGAATCACAATTGGAGGAAGATTTCAGTTTGGTTTTTGAATCTTTGATAAAAGATATGGGAAAGCAGGAACAATTAAGTCAAAATATAAAGCTATTGGCTAAGCCCAATGCAACAGTTCAAATCGTTGACGAAATTGTCAAGCTGATTAAATAA